A stretch of DNA from Natrinema amylolyticum:
AGTTGGGACATGGTCGCGCCGGTGGCTTACGCTTACTCGGGGGATATCGGCCTGCCTGCCGATAGAACCACTCCGGCCGACGATGTGACGCGCTACTAGTAGTCGGGTACTAGAAGCCTCAGGCTGGATGCCGCGTCGCCAGTGAGTAGAGATGTGTTCAAGGTAGTGCTGTCTCGAGTGCACCTAGTTGATCTCCCAAGTTGTCGCCAGCGGATCTCAGATGCGTCACGACTGCATGCAATCGCGATCCGGCGTCCGAACAGGAGTTGAGGATTGATGGGAACGCGAGGACTCGAACCCCGGGCCTGCTGTCCGCCACTCGTCGGCAACGCCAGTCGCGTGTGCCGCGCGGACTCACACCCAGACGCCACCTCAGTGGGACAGCCGTTCTCCCAAACTGAACTACGTCCCCCGTTTGAGTCAGGATATCAATCCCAAAAAGTCCGCTGGGGGCTAGTACTATCATTCTGATGGATGTTCTGCCGCCATCTCGTGGAGCCTTGTGAGCAGCCCCGAGCTAACCCACTAGCCGCAGGCGCAGAGCAGTGTGTATTGCTGCCACCTTAGGTAAACTATCCTAAATATTAAGGGCAGATACATTATTGGCCGGGAAAGGGGGAGTATGAGTGAAGACGATATAACAAGAACAGACTACTGTCCGCACTGCGACGCTGAGCGAGCCATCCGAATCACTGTCCCGTGGCAGGCCGATCTCTGTACTCACTGCGGGGAGAACATCGACGGGGGGACAGACTGACACCAGGGATCTGATGGCGGGACGGCAATCGCTTGGATCCAGAATCGGCGTCTTCACTGGGACTATGAGAGATGGCCTCGAGACGACTCCCTACTGCGGGTGTCTCCTCATGATCGTCGCCATAATTTTGCGACAGTGAGAAGCCGCGCAGCACCGTGTTCCGCACCTCACGAGGAGCCGTTGCGCGTGAGAAACGCTAGTGGCTCGAAACGTGGGTTCACTAGGGGGCCCGTTCACTTGTGCGCGCGAGCCGCATGGTCTAGCAGTGACCGCTAGAACCAGTTGCCGATCAGACTGTCGCCCATGACGCAAGGCGTTACTTGTGCTGGTTCGCGTTGCGTTCGTACTTGATTATCCCGTCTGTCTCGCTGTGGACAACCTGATTCTCGTCTTCCAGCAGGTCGAGGTGACCAATCACTTCAGACATACCGGGGAACATTTCGGTCGCAGGCAGGTCTGGGAACATATCCTTCATAATCTGATACGCCGTCGTCGGCTCGCTATCGGCCACGAGGTCTGCGATCCGTTCTTTGCGGTCGTGGTGGTGGGCGATCGTCGCTCGTGCCCGTTCCTGAAGTGCAGGAATGGGATCACCGTGGCCACCATATCCGACCGTCACGTCGATATCGAGCACTTGTCGAAGCGACTCGAGATAGGTTGGCAGGCTGCGCGTTCGCTCGTTGTCCGAGCCAGGGGCGAGCGTGAGTAGCGGATTCGGTGTAATGTCGGGCAGAACGTGGTCGCCGGTAAATATGACGTCGTCAGCCGCGGCGAGATAACAGAGCGAGCCAGGGGCATGCCCTGGCGTCGAGACGCACGCTAAATCGACGCCGACGTCGATGCCGTCCCCGGCAGTTACTTCGCGGGTGACAGTGACCGGTGCTTGGTACTCGGTGTATGGTTCCGGCAGCTCGAGGACCGTCTCGACGATCTCCGTCGGCATCCCCATCGAGATCAAGAACGGGCGGAAGTACTCCTGCTCCCGCTCGAAGTAGCCGATCGGGTCCGACAGGTGACTGACAGCGTCCTCGTGGGCGAGGACCGCTGCGCCTGACTCCTCGACGAGCCGCTGTGCGAGCCCGAAATGATCCATATGCGGATGGGTGATAAGGACACGTTCGATATCAGCGATCCTGTAACCTAAGCGAGCGAGCGCCCCTGTCAATTCCTCGTAGGCTTCTTGGGTTGCTGGCCCGGGGTCGAGGACAGTCAACCCGTTCCCAGTAAAGACATAACAGTTCACTCGTCCGACGCCGAACGGCGTCGGGATCGGTATCCGCTCCATGTTCTCCATGAGTATACTCCGTACTCGATTACAGATAATATTCACCGTCGCACTGATTCGTAGCCGGCGAGTACTCGGCCGGTCTCGGTCGGTATCTGTGCTACACCACGTAAGTCAACTTCTCCACCCTAGTCGCTCGCATTGACATCCTCCCGCCCTAAAGGGCGAGGATTCCCCGAAGGGGATATTCAGGTTGCGCGTTTCCTCGGTTCTCAAGTACGCTTTCGCGTGGAACGTCGAAGGTCGCCACCGAGTTGTGACCAACGGTGTGCTTTCCAGCGTGTACAGCCCTGTCAATGGGGCCTTCCTCCCCGCGTACAGCGGGCGTCAACGACGGCTGGCTATTCAACCAGCAAGGTAGCACGGGTCGCCTCACCCGAAGTGTTAGGCCGTGCATGGTTCACCCTCCCGGTGTGCGATGTTCTCCGAAGCGTTCAGGTCAGCGTGGCGTCCCCGACCGCACTCCGAACACGAAAAGTGGTCGCCATCACGGGTTCCCATCGAACCACACGCCGAACACTTCTGACTGGTGTGGTACGCATCGACCTTCTCGACGCGGATTCCAGCGCGCTCGGCTTTGTACGTGATGAACTGTTGGAGTTGGTGGAAATGCCACGAGTGGACACCTGACCACGAACTGTTCTCGCGGATACCTTCGAGGTCTTCCATCCGAATGACAGGATCCTCGAACTGTTCCGCGAATTTGACGAGGCGACGGGAGAGTTTGTGGTTCAAGTCCTTGATTCGACGCTGTTCTTTGTTACCCACGCGGTTACGTGCGCGAAGCGCACCCGCTTCCGAAAGCGAATCGCGTAGGGAACGATATTTGCGTCGAACGTACTTCGCCTCACCACCCGACACCAGCATTGACTCGTTCTCACCATAGGCTGTCGCAGCGAGGATGTGTCGTTCGCCTATATCGACACCGATGGGTGTCTCGCCCGACGTGTCAGTGTCGTACTCGATGTTGAACGTACAATACCAGTCGGCTCCGCGACGGTACACTTGAAGTCGCGTCTTCTCTGCGTCACCTTCGACCAATTGATCTACAGGGTCGGCAATGTCGTTGTACACTTCGATAGGCGTGTACCACCATTGGGAGATACACGGGAATCCGACGACGACCGTGCCATTACCTGTCGTGTCGATTTCCCAATTCTGGTTATTGACGGCAAATGGCTGACTCTCTCGGTACCGAACCTCTCCGTCCTTGTTGTGGTCGGATTTCGCCTCTCGGATGGCTTGGTTCTGAATAGCCGAGTAGAGTTCGTTGTCGATGCTGGCCGTGGTCACGGACTTGCCGAAGTCGCCGTTCTCCCATCCGTCGATGCAGAACTGTTTGGTGTCACGGTAGAGTCGAGAGGTGCGTTGCCACTCTTTCCGCCGTGAGAGGGATGGGTTGTGTAACTTCGCGGTGACAGTCACCGTGACCATTACAATTGTAGTTAGGCGCGTTATCTTAAGTATCTGTTAGAATATCTGGCCATACATCGTCGGTGGTTTGTGTCATCGACTGTCGGATTCATCCCCGTCTTAAAGGGTGGGGCTTTCTCCTCGCACTTCCGTAACCTCCGCGACGAGAGTGACCACGTCTAACATGAACGAACAACGATTCCAACGAGTGCCAACCGCTGTGCAGTGTCGCCACCGAGAGCCATCTCACCGCGCCGTTCTGAGCCTACCATCCGGTGAAGGTACTGCGTTAGGAGATGGGCTGCACTACGTGTAGCCCGTCCCCTCGATCGCGAGTCACGAGCACGGTATGGGTGCCCGCCCGTGGCCTCCCAGGGAGCAAGGTAGTGGGTGATAGATGATCGAACGGTTGTGTGTGACGGCTGGACACCTAGTCCGCCCCTCCCGTAGTGAGCACGGCTGATCGTGCCTCGAGGCTTACAGCACTGTCCACTCGGGCAGCCGGCCCTCAGCGGAGCGGCTCGCCGGCAGCAGCCCATTCGCGACAGAGCCGTCGCCGTTCGGCGATTTCGGTGGCGTATTCCGGCGTGACGATCCCTCGCTCACAGTAGACCGCCCATGCACAGTCGGTCCCCGTCGTCTCGTGTTCGAACATTTGATCTCTCCCCCGAACGATTGAGTCCCAGCGGAAGCGCCATAATAGTTTCCGAGACCCATGGTTGTCTTGTGACCATGGGTGATGGTCGTGCCAGCCTGCCTCGAGATCGACAGCCGGCGGCCACTGCTCGCGTGTACTAGTGCGGTTGATCGGCGGTACTAGCGATGGCCGCTCGATGGTGAATCGGGTTCCCCGCCGGAAGGGCAATCACTCGCTCGAGCCATTCATGTGAGCCTCGTTGCTGCACCGTCCAGCACCCTTCATATTGAGTCTCCGAAAGCGCCTGGAATTGTGTCTGCATCGGACGCTGCTGCATTGGGACTCCTGAACTATCCACGTAGTCGTGAGTACGCGAAAGAACGGTACACCCCACTCGGTGGGGACCGCGGCCAGAATCTCGAGAACCCACTCGTGACAGTCCCGTCGCCGGTCGATGGGGTCGGCGGCGAATGACGACGCCCGCGCCGGGTGTGTCGGGAGGTCGCTGTCCGTCATGACGACGTTGCGGTGCCACTACTGCTGGTTCCTACTCACACTGCTGTCGGATCGATGCGGCGCACAATACCAGCGAAGCTCTCGGCTCAAGCTCATGACGCCGATACAGCGCACCGGAGGTCGCATTGGTGACGCTCAGCGCTTGCTCGGCGGACTGGTCGATATCACAACGGCATCGTCGAATACGGCCGCTGACACTCGGCGCATCCCGTATGGCTGTGGATACGACACGCCACTTCAGCGTTTCTCACAGAGGTGCTTCGCTGGCATGACCGACCCGCTTCGCGCGCGTCAGTGGCACGGCTTCATCGTCGAGATCGTCGCTCACGGATGACTGTCCGACGGTCCCATCGTAGACCGCCTCGAGCGCGTCGCTCGTAGCGTCATGTCTCGACGCGTCATGATCGTGAGCCGCGTCCAGCACACCCGTGTCGACGCTGGCGGCAGGCTTCCGATCAGTTTGATAAAGACCTATTATGGCAGTTGTTCGCCGGCTCGAGGATTCGATGAGAGAGACTGCAACGAAACACGCCTCTGAGGGAGATGCTGATCGGCGTGACAAATTGCTCCGCGAAAAGGCGATGCTACTGAGACCGGAACGGCGGGCGAGGTACGATACGTTCGCGAGAGACGCCGACGATGCCCGCGATATGACCATTGAGAAGGGAATTGAGATAGACGGCGAGACGGCCAGCAACCAGAAGGCTACTCCCGCCTTTGCAGCCGGCTGCCGACTGATGTACCAACCGTTTGCGATAGTGGAGTTCCGGTTATATCCAGGTATCAGGGCGACGTAGAGCCACCTAGAGGAACTACTCACCGCCGATCACCAGTCCCGCTTGAGGACCAACCCCCGAGTTGTGACTGTGGAGTGTGAGAACCGGAGCCAGAACACTCCCCCTGCTCTCTCTACCGTGTGGCGAGATCCACTTACCGAACGACTAGGTTGAATCCCTCGCAGGAAACACCTCTGCAACTCATTTGGGCCTCTTACTGTCGTTCACGGAGGAGAACCAGTAGTGGGAATTTTTGAGACTGGGGGTGGGGGAAACACTCGCGGCGTCGCCGCACAGCAGGGTGCAACGCTGGGGGTAGCCCGTTGCACCGCAGGAGCTCATTCCTACAGTGGGCCGCGAGTGTGGGATACACTATCATATCCGAGTATATAAAACTACTCTGAACTACCACTAAGTTGTATCGTCAGTCCTACTCGAGTACAGCGATCGTCCTGGGTAGTGACCTCATTTCGGCATACATCCGGTTCGATATATGCAGCGACCTCTGGAACGCTCTTGGTGACCGAGTTGGGACATGTAGAGTGAGTATCTCGGAAGATCGCACTTCCCGTCATCGCTCTCCCTGATGCCGAGACGCCTGAAACTCAATTCTAAACACACCGCTTCTGTGGGTGATCTCCTGTCCAGCCGTGATGATACAAATTTCGAGCGCATACCTGCGTCTTCAGGCGCAGGTCGAGCGGTAGGCGCAGCGTGTCACCCGCAGCCGGTGATCGGGACGGATTGCCATCGTAATCGTTTTAGTGTGATAGCACGTAACATAGGGTGCTACGAATACCGTGAGAGGCCGTTCCCGAACAGACAAGGGATGGTGAGGAGCACGGTCTGTTCCTCACACGGCGATGACATGGTATTCGATGGGGCCTATTTGACCGGGCCACAGCCCTATACAGGGGAGGAAACGAGAGTTCCCCCGGTGTGTCGCCGGTTCCCCTTGAGTGCGGGTTGGAACCTCGAACGCCGCACTCAGCGGAAATCCGATGGTCGGATTCCACGTCTTCAGGGCGTGGAGGAGGTCAAAGGTGGCGTGTCTCGACAGTCGCGAGGCGGACGACCAACAGAGAGGGGGACGGCCGCGTGCGGTCACCGACACAACGGTCCCGCTGTCTGACCCGCAGTACTACGTCACGTTGAAACGCGAGACAACCGAACAGGATGAACCAGCTGCGGACGTCCACTTGGTCGTCGCCGACGGCGCGTGTGACGAACTGGACACGTGGCTCGAGGCTGATTGAATTGCGCTGGCGTCTCTCTCACAGCGATATCTCTGTAGCGACCCGCTACAAGACCGTGCGGCTCCGCAACCCACCCTGCAACAGTCGGCCCAACGACTATGTGAATGAGTGACGCAATGTTTATGTGATCTGCTTCCGGCTGGCACTGGCCGAAGACAGATCACGACGAACACTCGCTTGCACCCATAGCCTTGGAGGACTGCTGGCAACAACGGGGCTCACTACCCCTTTCGCCATGCTTGGGTGACGTGTGAGGATATCTGATAGCAATCGTTTATTGGGACTACATGCCAATACCCGTGCGCAGGGGCTCCGCGACCGGCGACATCCAGACATACATCCCCTGCACAGTGCCAGCATGCCCGTCGAGCTATAGCAGGTGGCATCCCCTGCCCGACGGACCGTTCCTGTCTGCAGTGGACTCGAGAAATCCGGTCCGTGCAGACCAACAGTTCGTCGGGTCGATAACATGTAGTAGCGTCACCAGTCACAGAATACGTGCATGGGGCATCCCGTTCCCACAATCAGTGTGATCCAGTGCTGGTTCTTGCCCCTGCATTGTGTCAGGCATCTTTGGAGGGCCGGCCCCCACCCGGCCATCCGACACAGCGGTCTCTGTGATACAGTTGGAACCTACTCGTAGTCTGCGTCGGAACCCCAGTTGGTCACCCGTGAAGAGAGCGTCTCAAAGTGGATGAGGGCGTGCCTCTGGGGGAATCGGTGGCACGTAATCAGTCTTGACTATTGCTAGTAACTGTTAGGAATAGTGTCGATCAGCCAATAAGTTGATAATCCACTGGTTCCAAGACGCGGCTGGCGAGAGATGGGGCGGATCAAGTCGAACACCCACTCCTCGATCCACTCCGGGACATACTCTCGCCCGACCTGAAGTCGGCCCACCGAACATCATCGGTCCTGATTTCAGACCCACCCCGATCGGCACACTACATGACGGATGGGAGCTTAAACGCTGGCCTCTGGCTGGCGTTTTCTCGAGATACCTAACTGTATTGGAGACACGAATATCACTCCGACTGCCATACGGAGGAGTAGGGCAGGGCCGTCATCCCAATTCAGGTGGTGTGTCAGAGGCAGTATCCTGCCCACCTTCCATCCCCCTTCGACGGAGGCGTTAATCCAGAAGCCGCTGGTATTCCGCGCAAGGGACCCGGTTCTATTCGGTTGAACCCTGCTGTGGATTGGGAAAAGAGCTGGGGAGAGACTCTCATGATGAGCTGCACCGTGACACGTCATACAGAGCGTGGCCAAACCCTCTGGTTGCTCTTTCGGGACGATATGGTGAACGACGAACCGCTTCGGCCCTCAGTACCCTCCCTTTCGCCCACGCCGTGGTCGTTGCCACGCCACCCGCAATGGACGACAAGAGCAGCTGGACGCTGGGTGCCCAATTCGAGGGCCGCCAAGCGTGTGAGTGGGCGCCGGTGTGGGCCCGGTGGGCGTTGCGGACGCGGCCCTGACGTGGCCATCTCGCCCGTAGGGACGATCGCCGAGCGGGCCCACCGGTGGAGGGAGCAACTGGCCCACGACGCGAGAGCGGCGGCCAAACCCGAACGGGGCTGGGCGGGTGCTAGATGTAGACAGATACACTCGTAGTTCCGCTGGAACCGAGCCCTGCACATAGTGGTCGCATGCCGGAGACTGACTCAAGACTCCGGGATGGGCAGGCAACCACCGCGAGCGACAGAGGCGAGGGGACCCCGCCGCGCTCGCGGACAGCGCGGTGGTGGGCCGGCTCGCTGTCGCGCCCGGACACCGCGCTAGGACTGACACGGGCTGGCTGCCGGCGCAGTGGCCGGCCGCCACCTGCCACGGGGAGCGCGGGTGCCAAGGGGCCTCGCTGAAGTCCGCGCGCCTCGAGTCACGCTCGGCCACCAGCATGCACCCGCGCCACCGGTAACTGGCCGCAACACCGCCGGTTGCGGGCGACGGTGCTTGCCCCGCCACGTGGGTGCCGTGCCCGTGCGACACGTCTTGCTTGGTTCTCGCCGCCTGCAGGAGCTAGCATCATTTATCCCGAAGTGTGTGGTCCGTCCCCGCCTGGATCGCCGGCGACCTCGATTTCGTGGGGCCAACGGTATCCGTTCGAAGGTCAGCCCCTTTCTCGAGTTCGCGGGACTGGAGTTCGGAGACGCGATCCTTGTTGGCGGCTGCTTTCCCGAGAGCCGCCTCCGCAGTGCGTTCCGTTTGACTCGTCCGGGACTCGCACTCGGACAGTTGTTGCTCGAGGGCATCGATGTCCGCTTCGAGGTCGTCGATCCGATCGTCCTTCCGGTCGCACTCGGCCTCGAGTGCGTCGACGCGGTCCGCAAGGGCTGTGACGTAGTCACGGAGAGGTTCGAGTTCGTAGGCGACGCGCTGAATATCGGCGTGATCACGCGAGTCATCACTCATCGCGATCACCGTCACTGTGGTTCGGATCGTCGTGGGTATCGGTCTCGCGTTTGGGGCTGCAGTCTTCCTGGATGCGCTAGACTGGTCTCGGAGAGGTGCGCCGATATCATCGCTCCCTCTTCAGAGTACACTAGCGAGACGTTCACTGGTACGAACAATACAGCCACTGCTCCCGACCAAACGAGGCGACACGGATGCTGGCGGGGTCAACCCCCGTGAAACCGACCCAGCGCTATCTAGTTCAGTGAGTCTCTTCAATTATATATAATCGGTGGTGACCGGGCTAATCACTCAGACGGTGGGAAGCAAACGTTCTGACCGAGAGCACTGCTGCCACGCTGGCCGTACTGCGGGCGGGGCTCGATGGGCGGTCCTAACCTGGCAGTGGCCGACGAGACGAAGTCGGTCCGAGAATCATCCGCCTCTTCTTCTCCGAATATTTTAATGTTCTATTCAGTCTCAATTCTGCGTCGAATAACTTATAGACATTACCTACGAGGACTTGACGTGGTAGCACGTAGCTACTAGTCACATGCGGGCTAGCGTTACCACTAGTACTAGGTGATGCACTCCCTGGTAGCACCCGTTCTTGATCGGGCACTACTGCTCTCACTGCGTGTCTGCCAGCCCCACTCGTGTGGCGGCCTGCTGACACAGCAATCGGCCCATAAGAACCCGGGTAGTTATCTGAGCGTGCTGCCACTATTGGTCTGATGAACGATACACGAGTTCTCGTCACGGGCGGTGCGGGATTCATCGGCTCGAACCTGGCGAATCACCTCGCACAGGACAATGACGTAATCGTGATCGATGACGAGTATCTCGGGACGCCCGCAAATTTGGACGACAACGTGACGTTCCACAGTCGCAGCGTCCTTGAGGACGACCTCCCCACTGACGTCGACGTCGTCTTCCATCTGGCGGCGCTCTCCTCCTACGCGATGCACGAGGAAAACCCAACGAAGGGCGCCCGCGTCAACGTTGAGGGATATTCGTCAACGTGGTTGAACAGGCTCGCAAGGACGGCTGTGAGACGGTCGTCTACGCCTCGACGTCCTCGATCTACGGGAGCCGAACTGAGCCATCGCCGGTCGATATGCCGGTCGCCGTCAACACGGGCTACGAAGCCTCGAAACTCGCGCGGGAGCGCTACGGCGAGTACTTCGCCAATCACTATGACATGAACGTTGCTGGCATGCGCTTCTTCTCGGTCTATCAGGGCTATGGCGGTGCCGAGGAACACAAAGGCGAGTACGCCAACGTGATCGCCCAGTTCGCCGACGATATCGCGAACGGGGAGGCGCCCGTCCTCTACGGCGATGGCACGCAGACGCGAGACTTCACCCACGTCTCGGATATCGTCCGCGGGCTCGAGCAGGCCGCCGACCATGAGCTCACCGGGATCTACAATCTGGGGACGGGCAACGCCTACAGTTTCAACACCGTCGTCGACATGCTCACCGAGGAACTCGGGACCGACGTCGAGCCCGAATACGTCGAGAACCCGATTCCGGAGTCGGTGTACGTCCACGACACCTGCGCTGATTCCTCGACGATGCGCGAGGCGACCGGCTGGGAACCCGCGATCGACTTCGAGGAGGGACTCCGGCGAGTCTGTGCACCGTATACCGAGGCCGACGTAGCAGCCTCGAGCCACCAGTAGACTGGGCGGCCCGCTCGTCCACCGGCTTTCGTGCAGCACTGGCAATCCCGCTGGTGTGCGACTTATCACCCGCAGTGAGTGGGCCATGATCGTGGCATCGTTACGGGACACAGCCAACTCAGAACAGACTCGTTAGCTGGTGACTCAGAACGATTCGTGACCTGGAATCCAGAGCCGAGCAACGCCTCGGAGAGCGAATACCCGGTAAGGCGGGTTCCCTCACCGACGATCGACCGCTCGAGGGCCGTCTCCTCGAGCGGTATCTCCGGAAAGATCACCGCGTCCGCAACCGTCGCATCAACAAGTGTCGCACCGTCCATCACGTGAACGGTCGGCCCGACCGTCGCGTTCTCGAGTGTCGCACTGTCGGCCACGCGCGGGTCCCCATCGAGATGCCAGACAACAGCATCGAGATAAGGGAGTCGATCCCCGCGAGGATCCCGACCGCGAGTCGAACCTCGCCGTCGAGGAGCGCCCGTGCGAGGTCACGACCGAGCCCGCTGCCAAGGAGTGTGGCGAGGAGAAAGAGGCCGAATGGCGGAATCACTCCCCCCATGAAGACCCAGCGCACGACCCACGAAAGGACGCCGCTCCGGGGGACGGTTCGCGCGACGACCCAGACGATACTGGCGAGCGGACCGATTGCAGACGGCGATTCCGGAGGACGCTGAGCGTCGTTTCGAATCTGGGCACGGAGCAGTGAACGCACTGAAACTGGAACGAGGCTAGTGAGAACGTTTCAGCTTCGGAAATGAGTGCTGTTGCGAATCCGAGCGCGTCTACCTCGACCGATGGGCGGACAATGCGCTTGAACCCGAGCACGGCGGCCTCGAGCGTGACGTGAGCGAGAACGTCCGCGACCCAGTCGACCGGCCGGAGACCATCCGAGAGCAGGGAGACGGATCGCTGTTCGCGTGACCAGACTCCGTGTTTCATGTGTCTCAACCGACTGGCGACCACCGATCACACCGACAACTGACCCGTCCGACGGATGCGTGCCGGACGAGCACTGGAGTCGACTCCCGACCCGCAGCAGCCGACGCGGTGTCCGCTCTCGCACCTCCGACGTCCACGTCTGTCCAGTCGTGACGGCCACTGAGGCGGTCGAGTGCCGCCAGACACAGCAGAAAACCGGTCCCTCTCACTGATCAGACAACGAAACACTGCGATTTCGGTGAGCGAAGATTTATGCCCCGTGGTATCATACAGCATAGTAGCGGGCGAAGCCACGAGGATTCACCGGACGATTCGATTCGAATGTCCAGAGAGGACAGGAAGAGTCGAGTTAGAGGTACAACCAAAGCCCCCGTAACAGGGAACAAGGTGAACGCCTCGAAGGAGACTAAC
This window harbors:
- a CDS encoding MBL fold metallo-hydrolase; the protein is MENMERIPIPTPFGVGRVNCYVFTGNGLTVLDPGPATQEAYEELTGALARLGYRIADIERVLITHPHMDHFGLAQRLVEESGAAVLAHEDAVSHLSDPIGYFEREQEYFRPFLISMGMPTEIVETVLELPEPYTEYQAPVTVTREVTAGDGIDVGVDLACVSTPGHAPGSLCYLAAADDVIFTGDHVLPDITPNPLLTLAPGSDNERTRSLPTYLESLRQVLDIDVTVGYGGHGDPIPALQERARATIAHHHDRKERIADLVADSEPTTAYQIMKDMFPDLPATEMFPGMSEVIGHLDLLEDENQVVHSETDGIIKYERNANQHK
- a CDS encoding RNA-guided endonuclease InsQ/TnpB family protein yields the protein MVTVTVTAKLHNPSLSRRKEWQRTSRLYRDTKQFCIDGWENGDFGKSVTTASIDNELYSAIQNQAIREAKSDHNKDGEVRYRESQPFAVNNQNWEIDTTGNGTVVVGFPCISQWWYTPIEVYNDIADPVDQLVEGDAEKTRLQVYRRGADWYCTFNIEYDTDTSGETPIGVDIGERHILAATAYGENESMLVSGGEAKYVRRKYRSLRDSLSEAGALRARNRVGNKEQRRIKDLNHKLSRRLVKFAEQFEDPVIRMEDLEGIRENSSWSGVHSWHFHQLQQFITYKAERAGIRVEKVDAYHTSQKCSACGSMGTRDGDHFSCSECGRGRHADLNASENIAHREGEPCTA